From the genome of Salvia splendens isolate huo1 chromosome 7, SspV2, whole genome shotgun sequence:
AGCAAgcgacttggtcatgtacagcGCTTCGAGCTTCGTCCATACCCCATGCGCTGTGGTTTCCTTCGCAACCTCGCGCAACACCTTGTCCGTGAGATTGAGAATAATGGCGCTATGGGCTTTCTTGGCAATCTCAGCCTTCTTCCTCACGCTCTTCTCATCgagatcttctttttctttccccttCGGATCAATTGGCTCGATTGCTTCATCGAGCCCTTGCTGGATCAACAGAGCCTTCATCTTGATCTGCCACAGACCAAAGTCATTCTTCCCCGAGAATTTCTCCGCTTCGAACCTCGTCGTCGCCATCGATATCAACTCCGATtgcgtttcccacagacggcgccacttgttatgaaagtatgcaaaagttcgatgatgacaaccatgcgaaaaagaaagaacactagagttttacgtggttcgatcgtaagatctacgtccacggccaaaggcaatatgattcagtatattgagaaatatgcagagatttacaatcactcaagaactctctccaagaactcaacacctctaatctaattctaaaccaagaactaatcaagtgatagtttggagactcttttcttgaatatcgaagtagctgattaactatttcagatgcagccttcgtctgctttatatcagtcccttcatcctccaacggctctcttgagatgttagttatcaaatcagttataactgttccaacggctacttcccgtttctcggtttgcatcaacatgccgaagtgctgaatgatgccgaagtgctgcatgatgccgaagtgctgcatgatgccgaagcTCAAtgaaatgccgagctcaataaaccgccgagctcaataaaacaccgagctcaccgagctcaataaaacaccgagctcaccgagctcaataaaacgccgagctcaataatatgccgagctcaataatatCTTGAACGAGCTCAACCTCTAACAAATCTGCAGCTGTTGAGAATGACATTGACTTTTAGCTTGCTGCATCCAACGGTGATTGTGAGATTATACTCCAACAGGACATTTTCTGAAACCAGTGTAGTAGTCTTTGCTTTCAAGAGTTTCCTTTATCTTGCTTCATGTTTATTctgtacaaaaaaaaacacttgTGGTCTGATATTTTGCTATTTGACAGGTCTCAAAATCTCAAACGCCTTAAACTTGGATCTTTTTATGAGATCTCAGTAGATGCTGTGATTAAAGCGGTAGCAAAACTTCAACAGTTGGAAGAATTGCACCTTACTGGTAAGCCATGGATTGTTCCTGCCCACATTGAAGCTATAGGAAATTCTTGCCCAAAGTTGATATCATTCTCATACAATGGACATGGAACAGAGCATCCTTTTCCACTAGAATtggaagatgatgatgatgatgattatgattatgatgATGAATTTAGTAAAGGATTCGGTCGGAATGATTATGCTCTCGCAATCGTCAAAAGCATGCCTAATCTTCAGCATCTTCAACTTTGTGCACATTGTATGCAAAATGAAGGACTTGAAGCCATCCTTAACGGCTTTCCACGCCTCGAATCACTTGACATCAGGCGATGCTTTGGTCTCGAGCTTGGAGGGGATTTGGGGGAAAGATGCCGTCAGCAGATAAAAGATCTTAGACTCCCGAATGACTCCGTCAGTACTATGTCGTGGCTTGAATGGGATGGCAGAGACTCGTTTGGTAACGGCATAGATTTTAGCGATTATGACTATGACGATTATGAAGATTATGAGTTTTACGATGACTACTTCTCGCCTCTTGGTTATGGTTTCTTCAATGACGACGGGCTTGGGTTTTTCGACTACGACCATCTCTGAGTATGGCAGATGGTAAAGTTTTCTTTCTTGTAACAATTTATGGATTAGGATATCTGGACAAATATTACTCACCTTCTTTTTCCCCATGTGTAGGTTTGCTGGATTAGTTGATTTCAAGTGGTTGTATCAGCATGTTGGAGCTTTCATTTTATCAATAGACCCTTTTATCTTTTATTAGTAGAGGCTTATGACTCCGCCTTCAGTTTGACTATTCTTGCTTTTGTTGTTCATTTTAGATGCTTTGTATCAACCTCTTTCTATTACCTATCGGGTTGTCTTCTTTGTCTGCTGTAAGTGGTAATGACGCATCAATCATCAttcataaataaaaacatattgTTATTCAACTTCGTTAAATACTAGCTATAAAGTCATTCTAACTAAGGGCAGAGCCTACTAATAGAAGATGATAAACTAAGGATAAAACTAAAACTCCACAACTAAACCATAGTTGAAATGGATTGTTGCCTTGCCAAACGGATTGTTGCCTTGCCAAACGGATTGTTGCCTTGCCATCAGTGTCTGATTCATAAGTATTGGACAAGAGAGTTTGTTCGGATGTCAAGTGATTTGAGGTATGGACAGGCGTTAAGGATGTTGGCTTCAAATTCTTCATTATTAGTCTTCCAATCTACCATTCTTCTAACATGCATTCTCCGACATAGTAAACAGTACCGAAGAGAACCAATCTCAAAGTTAGTATGTGTAATGTTATGATGTGGTTCATATCCGCTGTATGAGAATTGCCGCTAACTATAATGTCGCCACCAACAAGGCATGGCCTAATAGTAATAGTAAGGTGCAATTCTTCCAATTCTCCAAGTTTTGCAACCGCTTTCTCTATAGAATCTTTAGTCGTGAGATGACAAGATTCAAGATGAAGGCGTTTGAGATATGGTGATCTgtcaaaaaaatcaaaggattAGCCACATAAATGTGATGTGATTTTTCACCAAAAATACAAAATCATGCCAACTCACCTCTTAGAAGACATCACATactcatatcatatcatattgTAGTATGACTGTATCGAAATATACCGATAGGCGATGTACTCCATGAGTGTGTCGTATCCCAAGTAGTGAATGGTGAGTTCGACCAATTGTCCCTGGCTACGATCCACAGCGCTGCGGTACATGGCAATGTACTTGTCTCTTGATAAGGGTTTGAGAAATCGACGACTCGCCACAAGGAGGGATCCTTGCATACCTTCCACCACGTACTACACACTTGCTGCGCGCTGCTCAATAAATCCTCCGCCCCCAGCCTCTGCATAATATTGAAAGTTATGTCAGTTCGATccacggcggcggcggagatgaACCAACCACCGTAATTTCGCGCAGCTTCTGCCTTTTGCATTCCCTTTGTCCCATGGCGATTGGAAACATAAGGAATTAAGAAAATTGTCTTACTTTTGAGCTTCTTTTACATGTACCTTTTATAGGCTGAAAATATAGTGTACATATCTATATCATTtgttaataattatttttttcactaATATTTCCTTCCACGttttttgctttctttttttACTAGTTTTCTTCAAACATGGATTTTTTTCCTACTATAATATTTCCTTcctcattttttcttttcttttcacaaTACAGATGTTTTCTATTCTATATAATTCCGTTTCGATTCAATCTTTTTTTCTCATCAAtaataaatcataaaaaaaatcaataataacaCCATCATCATATCCAGCATTATCAATTTTCTTCCATAAAATTTGTTTAACAATCAACGTTGTTCCTCAATGAAAA
Proteins encoded in this window:
- the LOC121741579 gene encoding F-box protein SKIP19-like isoform X1, yielding MGRKKGRNRRPRVQSKIPEPAVVASSSAPPPPWIELPRDVTANILQRLGPEAILRSAQQVCSTWWKVCKDPSLWRVIDFSNTMQIDWYTMYNVMCRRAVYRSQGQLVDLTIQNFGDDELIEYIADRSQNLKRLKLGSFYEISVDAVIKAVAKLQQLEELHLTGKPWIVPAHIEAIGNSCPKLISFSYNGHGTEHPFPLELEDDDDDDYDYDDEFSKGFGRNDYALAIVKSMPNLQHLQLCAHCMQNEGLEAILNGFPRLESLDIRRCFGLELGGDLGERCRQQIKDLRLPNDSVSTMSWLEWDGRDSFGNGIDFSDYDYDDYEDYEFYDDYFSPLGYGFFNDDGLGFFDYDHL
- the LOC121741579 gene encoding F-box protein SKIP19-like isoform X2; protein product: MGRKKGRNRRPRVQSKIPEPAVVASSSAPPPPWIELPRDVTANILQRLGPEAILRSAQQVCSTWWKVCKDPSLWRVIDFSNTMQIDWYTMYNVMCRRAVYRSQGQLVDLTIQNFGDDELIEYIADRSQNLKRLKLGSFYEISVDAVIKAVAKLQQLEELHLTEHPFPLELEDDDDDDYDYDDEFSKGFGRNDYALAIVKSMPNLQHLQLCAHCMQNEGLEAILNGFPRLESLDIRRCFGLELGGDLGERCRQQIKDLRLPNDSVSTMSWLEWDGRDSFGNGIDFSDYDYDDYEDYEFYDDYFSPLGYGFFNDDGLGFFDYDHL